From a single Hymenobacter sp. YIM 151500-1 genomic region:
- a CDS encoding glycosyltransferase family protein, which translates to MKNVGIVSQARMTSTRLPGKVLLPIAGKPMLHYHVQRLRASGLPLYVATTTNTTDDPLADFAAAYRLPCVRGAEDNVLSRYWQCAQAYDLDIIVRVTSDCPLIDGALIGRAVQMYVAAKDERLYLSNVLERTFPRGLDFEIFSRELLAEAAHLATLPPDLEHVTPYIHQNRSGTVRFRHTTRQPGRSSYRLTVDTAEDFALIKTLIEQHHADHLSADQLITLLDAHPELVALNAHIEQKKI; encoded by the coding sequence TTGAAAAACGTCGGCATCGTCTCGCAGGCCCGCATGACCAGCACCCGCCTGCCAGGTAAAGTGCTTTTGCCCATTGCCGGAAAACCCATGCTGCACTATCACGTGCAGCGGCTACGAGCCAGCGGCTTGCCGCTGTATGTGGCTACTACCACAAATACCACCGATGACCCATTGGCTGACTTTGCAGCAGCGTATAGATTGCCCTGCGTGCGGGGCGCCGAAGACAACGTGCTGAGCCGCTACTGGCAGTGCGCCCAAGCCTACGACCTCGACATTATCGTGCGCGTCACGTCGGATTGCCCACTGATAGACGGGGCGTTGATCGGGCGGGCAGTGCAGATGTACGTGGCAGCGAAGGATGAGCGACTGTACCTGTCGAACGTGCTGGAGCGCACCTTTCCGCGGGGCTTGGACTTTGAAATTTTCTCTCGGGAGCTGCTGGCCGAGGCAGCGCACCTGGCTACGCTGCCACCTGACCTGGAGCACGTAACACCCTACATTCATCAGAACCGCTCCGGCACTGTGCGCTTCCGGCACACCACGCGCCAACCCGGCCGTAGCAGCTACCGGCTAACCGTGGATACGGCCGAAGATTTTGCGCTAATTAAAACTCTAATTGAGCAGCACCACGCCGACCACCTCTCGGCCGACCAGTTGATTACCTTGCTTGATGCCCACCCCGAGTTGGTGGCCCTCAACGCCCACATCGAGCAGAAGAAAATCTAA
- the pseG gene encoding UDP-2,4-diacetamido-2,4,6-trideoxy-beta-L-altropyranose hydrolase: MPSSRVIFRADGNARIGLGHLTRCLALADMLAPEFACVFAMREPSTEVETQVRQAGFDILFVPADLLPADESAWLHAHSTPHDIMVLDGYDFTPKYQRRLKQRRQAVVQLDDMVAGYQWADLVLNQAGGVRATDYQHEPGTTFCLGPAYALLRRPFREAAPADTLDVNRVFLNMGGADPDNQTLAVLHHLRHWLPQHQLDVVTGSAYPHQAALREAAQQWANVQLHHNLSAEQMAILLSRCGLKVCPPSGVAYECCAVGGLVLLHPIADNQQRLFSYLTTEKLALPLTTLPALLPAQLPELAQQLQQRQRAMFDGQAGLRLRRAFREVMLAYELTARRATAADMEQYLAWANDADVRRNAIQQEPIRWEQHQVWFTRRLHDPDTLLYFFELQDQPVGQVRIEFTGSEGLIDYSVAAGFRGQGLGLAVLRRAVLELRHNRPAPWTLVAQVKAGNLPSRRVFERLGFAAQPSVELHGTTYDVFRLAFAPPA; the protein is encoded by the coding sequence ATGCCTTCCTCGCGCGTCATTTTTCGGGCTGATGGCAACGCCCGCATCGGGCTGGGGCACCTGACTCGCTGCTTGGCCCTGGCCGATATGCTGGCGCCGGAGTTTGCCTGCGTTTTTGCCATGCGCGAGCCTTCGACTGAAGTCGAAACCCAGGTTCGCCAGGCGGGCTTTGACATTCTGTTCGTGCCTGCCGACTTGCTGCCGGCTGATGAATCGGCCTGGCTGCACGCGCACAGTACGCCACACGATATTATGGTGCTGGATGGCTATGACTTTACCCCCAAGTATCAGCGCCGGCTGAAGCAGCGGCGGCAGGCGGTGGTTCAACTGGATGATATGGTTGCCGGCTACCAGTGGGCCGATTTGGTGCTGAACCAGGCCGGTGGCGTCCGGGCTACTGACTACCAACACGAGCCTGGCACCACGTTCTGCCTGGGCCCCGCCTATGCCCTACTGCGCCGGCCGTTTCGGGAAGCTGCCCCTGCCGATACTTTAGATGTCAACCGAGTATTTCTGAACATGGGTGGCGCCGACCCTGACAACCAGACGCTGGCCGTGCTGCACCACCTGCGGCACTGGCTGCCGCAGCACCAACTAGACGTAGTAACGGGTAGTGCCTACCCGCACCAAGCGGCGCTGAGGGAAGCGGCTCAGCAGTGGGCCAACGTCCAGCTTCACCACAACCTCAGCGCCGAGCAAATGGCCATCCTGCTGAGCCGCTGCGGCCTGAAAGTATGCCCGCCAAGTGGCGTGGCCTATGAATGCTGTGCCGTGGGCGGGCTGGTGCTTCTTCACCCCATTGCCGACAATCAGCAGCGGCTATTTTCCTATCTGACTACCGAAAAGTTGGCGCTACCGCTCACCACCCTACCGGCGCTACTGCCGGCGCAGCTGCCGGAACTGGCCCAACAGCTACAGCAACGGCAGCGGGCAATGTTTGATGGGCAGGCCGGACTGCGCCTGCGCCGGGCGTTTCGGGAAGTGATGCTGGCGTATGAGCTTACCGCTCGGCGGGCCACCGCCGCCGACATGGAGCAGTACCTAGCCTGGGCCAACGATGCCGACGTGCGCCGTAACGCCATTCAGCAGGAGCCTATTCGGTGGGAGCAGCATCAGGTGTGGTTTACGCGCCGCCTGCATGACCCCGACACGCTGCTGTACTTCTTCGAGCTTCAGGATCAGCCTGTGGGGCAAGTGCGAATAGAATTTACCGGCTCAGAAGGCCTGATTGATTACTCAGTGGCGGCCGGGTTTCGGGGGCAAGGATTGGGCCTGGCCGTGCTGCGGCGGGCCGTATTGGAGCTGCGCCACAACCGGCCGGCGCCCTGGACGCTGGTAGCGCAGGTAAAAGCCGGTAACTTGCCATCGCGCCGGGTGTTTGAGCGGCTGGGCTTCGCCGCTCAGCCGTCTGTAGAGCTACACGGCACCACCTACGACGTGTTCCGGCTGGCCTTTGCGCCGCCGGCTTAG
- the pseI gene encoding pseudaminic acid synthase: MQDIILGAHRIGTGRAPFIIAEMSGNHGQSLSRALEIVDAAAAAGCQGLKIQTSTPDMLTLDSREPDFVVRGANSDWEGQSLYELYTTNHTPFDWHAPIFERAAAHGMVGFSSPFSVEAIDFLETLNCPAYKIASFENNWPDLIRRAARTGKPVIISTGMADLADLERMVRIVRQEGNEQVVLLKCTSTYPALPHNTNLRTIPHLRDMFNCHVGLSDHTLGTGVGVAATVLGATVIEKHLTIRRSDGGPDSSFSMEPDEMRRLVEECRQAQQALGSVFYGPTAAEQKSLGFRRSIYVVQDIAAGEVLTEENVRVIRPGHGLAPHHLPEVLGRPVRQALRRGTALTWDVL, translated from the coding sequence ATGCAAGATATTATTTTGGGTGCCCACCGCATCGGTACCGGCCGCGCCCCATTTATCATCGCCGAAATGTCGGGCAACCACGGCCAGTCGCTGAGTAGGGCCCTGGAAATCGTGGACGCCGCGGCCGCCGCGGGTTGCCAGGGCCTGAAAATCCAGACCAGCACCCCCGATATGCTGACGCTGGACAGCCGGGAGCCCGATTTCGTGGTGCGCGGCGCCAATTCGGACTGGGAAGGCCAGTCGTTGTATGAGCTGTACACAACCAACCACACGCCATTTGACTGGCACGCACCCATTTTCGAGCGAGCCGCCGCGCACGGGATGGTAGGGTTCAGCTCCCCGTTTTCTGTGGAGGCCATCGACTTCTTGGAAACCCTGAACTGCCCGGCTTACAAGATTGCCTCTTTTGAAAACAACTGGCCCGACCTGATTCGCCGCGCGGCTCGCACGGGCAAGCCCGTCATCATCTCCACGGGCATGGCCGACCTCGCCGACCTGGAACGCATGGTGCGTATCGTGCGGCAGGAAGGTAACGAGCAAGTGGTGCTGCTGAAGTGTACCAGCACTTACCCAGCTCTACCCCACAACACCAACTTGCGCACTATTCCCCATCTGCGCGACATGTTCAACTGTCACGTGGGCTTGTCGGACCACACCTTGGGCACGGGCGTGGGCGTAGCAGCTACGGTGCTGGGTGCTACCGTTATCGAAAAGCACCTGACCATCCGCCGCTCCGACGGCGGCCCCGACTCGTCGTTTTCTATGGAACCGGACGAAATGCGCCGCCTGGTGGAGGAGTGCCGGCAGGCTCAGCAGGCGCTAGGCAGCGTATTCTACGGCCCCACGGCGGCCGAGCAGAAGTCTTTAGGTTTCCGCCGCTCTATTTATGTGGTGCAAGACATTGCCGCCGGCGAAGTGCTGACGGAGGAAAACGTTCGGGTGATTCGGCCGGGTCACGGGCTGGCTCCGCATCACCTGCCCGAAGTGCTGGGCCGCCCGGTTCGCCAAGCCCTGCGCCGCGGCACCGCCCTTACGTGGGACGTACTGTAG
- a CDS encoding acyltransferase yields MEIQKFENGSYIIADRLSIGRNFRIGPNTSIRAAECIIGDDVTLGSHNTFLIGQRLEIGDLTVFGHHNSLTARTVHVGEYVYWDSNVVVGHGGKFSEDAHLRVGSYSMICARITLNVNHAISIGEYVGIGEDVAVWTHGSYLPILEGFPADFGPVHIGNKVWLPAKSTVLPNRRIGNNVVIGTNSLINKDLPDGCLAGGIPVRILKENLYPSHDAARNEELVRRILADYEKLAAYKELAVRVSYEPSTQRIQCNAVVFDLSTMQASGTFSAVEEDFRDFLRRRGIKFYTGQPFTSVLPPEYQRLLAVNPDADGAA; encoded by the coding sequence ATGGAAATTCAGAAATTCGAGAATGGCAGCTACATCATTGCTGACCGCCTCAGCATCGGGCGCAACTTCCGCATTGGGCCTAACACCAGCATCCGCGCTGCCGAGTGCATCATCGGCGACGATGTGACGTTGGGCTCCCACAACACCTTTCTGATTGGGCAACGGCTGGAAATCGGCGACCTGACTGTCTTCGGCCACCACAACAGCCTGACGGCCCGCACGGTGCACGTGGGTGAGTATGTGTATTGGGACTCAAACGTAGTGGTGGGCCACGGGGGGAAGTTCAGCGAGGATGCCCACCTGCGAGTTGGCTCCTATTCTATGATTTGTGCCCGCATCACGCTCAACGTCAACCACGCTATCAGCATTGGTGAGTACGTGGGCATTGGCGAGGATGTAGCCGTGTGGACCCACGGCTCCTATCTGCCTATCCTGGAGGGATTTCCGGCTGATTTCGGCCCGGTGCATATCGGCAACAAAGTATGGCTGCCGGCCAAGTCGACGGTACTGCCCAACCGCCGCATCGGCAACAACGTGGTCATTGGCACCAATTCTCTGATCAATAAAGACTTACCTGATGGCTGCCTGGCCGGCGGCATTCCCGTACGCATCTTAAAAGAAAACCTCTACCCCAGCCACGATGCCGCCCGCAACGAGGAACTGGTGCGCCGCATTCTGGCCGACTATGAGAAGCTGGCCGCTTACAAAGAACTGGCCGTACGGGTGTCGTACGAGCCTTCCACCCAGCGCATTCAGTGCAATGCGGTGGTATTCGACCTCAGCACCATGCAAGCCAGCGGCACCTTTTCGGCTGTGGAAGAGGACTTTCGGGATTTTCTGCGCCGCCGGGGTATTAAGTTTTATACCGGGCAGCCGTTTACCTCGGTGCTTCCCCCGGAGTACCAGCGCCTGCTGGCCGTAAATCCTGACGCGGATGGAGCTGCATAA
- a CDS encoding PIG-L deacetylase family protein produces the protein MELHNKRILVVVAHPDDELLGLGATIHRLVHRQGCTARAVILGEGLTSRAAVREPAQWAAELAVHRANIARAAEAIGYASTGIYDFADNRFDSVDLLDLVKVVEQEKEAFQPDVIFTHHGGDTNIDHRRTFEAVITGTRPVPGEPMRTIIACETPSSTEWQAANYPNPFLPNFFLAVDEEDVAAKIAGMEAYEFEKRPYPHPRSPEALRIQAQRWGVVIGQPLAEAFMLIRHIG, from the coding sequence ATGGAGCTGCATAACAAACGTATTCTGGTGGTAGTAGCCCACCCCGACGACGAGCTGCTGGGCTTGGGCGCCACCATTCACCGCCTGGTACATCGGCAGGGCTGCACGGCGCGGGCCGTTATTCTGGGTGAAGGCCTGACCTCCCGCGCCGCCGTGCGTGAGCCAGCGCAATGGGCCGCCGAGCTGGCCGTGCACCGCGCCAACATTGCCCGGGCCGCCGAGGCCATCGGCTATGCTTCCACCGGCATCTACGATTTCGCCGACAACCGCTTCGACTCCGTGGATTTGCTGGACCTGGTGAAAGTGGTGGAGCAGGAAAAGGAGGCCTTTCAGCCTGATGTCATCTTCACCCACCACGGCGGCGACACCAACATCGACCACCGCCGCACCTTCGAGGCTGTTATTACCGGCACCCGCCCCGTACCTGGGGAGCCCATGCGGACTATTATAGCTTGCGAAACACCTTCGAGCACCGAGTGGCAGGCGGCCAATTACCCCAATCCCTTCCTACCTAACTTTTTCCTGGCCGTGGATGAAGAGGATGTGGCGGCGAAAATTGCCGGCATGGAAGCCTATGAGTTTGAGAAGCGCCCCTACCCTCACCCCCGCTCTCCAGAAGCTTTGCGCATCCAAGCTCAGCGCTGGGGCGTGGTGATTGGGCAGCCCTTGGCGGAAGCGTTTATGCTGATTCGCCACATTGGCTAG
- a CDS encoding glycosyltransferase family protein, with product MKQAARLRDILYVRFTDHFASFPPHTLEPISPASPWKRLLKVAGYAALRLVGNAFRPIRNPEKLRGKVWLYVVSQNNYDSLRFIREARPDSVLVAGQSKQIGRYNRQVNRLSLRRKLLYYGQLPRVYRELRRTEGRRAWRFFDLIFNAIGYYEVYCRALRHYQPRAVVYANDHNDDARALLLACQTVGIPTAYVQHASVSTNFPPLSFDLSLLEGQDALDKYRQCGPIRGRVELVGMPRADAFLSRRNTEPRVRRVALACNTLDDTEAITAAVDHLLTELPGLTFTFRPHPGDQRDFRFLARRHPALHFSDARQESVFEFVQRHDAMVAADTSTHLEATLLNLASIYYRFGSHGVADDYYGYVAHGLVERASSLPELAELLRGYQQHKPADLYQRAAYYNATLGTPEEGRSQERAVRLLNEWLDLWPAV from the coding sequence TTGAAGCAAGCTGCCCGCCTCCGCGACATCCTGTACGTTCGTTTCACGGATCATTTTGCGTCGTTTCCGCCCCATACTTTGGAGCCTATTTCGCCGGCTAGCCCGTGGAAGCGGCTGCTGAAGGTGGCGGGCTACGCGGCCCTGCGGCTGGTAGGCAACGCATTCAGGCCCATCCGCAACCCGGAGAAGTTGCGCGGTAAGGTATGGCTGTACGTAGTGAGCCAGAACAACTACGATTCGCTGCGCTTCATCCGGGAGGCGCGGCCCGACAGCGTGCTGGTGGCGGGGCAGAGCAAGCAGATTGGGCGCTACAACCGGCAGGTGAACCGCTTGTCGCTGCGGCGGAAGCTGCTGTACTACGGGCAGCTGCCGCGGGTGTACCGGGAGCTGCGGCGCACGGAGGGCAGGCGGGCCTGGCGGTTTTTCGACCTCATTTTCAACGCCATTGGCTACTACGAGGTGTACTGCCGGGCCCTGCGCCACTACCAGCCGCGGGCCGTGGTGTATGCCAACGACCACAACGACGACGCCCGGGCCCTGCTGCTGGCCTGCCAGACCGTAGGCATCCCTACGGCTTACGTGCAGCACGCCAGCGTAAGCACCAACTTCCCACCCCTGAGCTTCGACTTGAGCCTGCTAGAAGGCCAGGATGCCCTCGACAAATACCGGCAGTGCGGCCCCATACGCGGGCGGGTAGAGCTGGTGGGTATGCCCCGCGCCGACGCCTTTCTTAGCCGGCGCAACACCGAGCCGCGCGTGCGCCGCGTGGCCCTGGCCTGCAACACCCTGGACGACACCGAGGCTATTACGGCCGCCGTGGACCACCTGCTGACCGAGCTGCCGGGCCTCACCTTTACCTTCCGCCCCCACCCCGGCGACCAGCGCGACTTTCGGTTTCTGGCTCGGCGCCACCCGGCGTTGCACTTCTCCGATGCGCGCCAGGAAAGTGTATTTGAGTTTGTACAGCGCCACGACGCCATGGTAGCAGCCGATACCAGCACCCACCTGGAAGCTACTCTGCTCAACCTGGCCAGCATCTACTACCGGTTCGGGTCGCACGGCGTGGCCGACGACTACTACGGCTACGTGGCGCATGGCCTGGTGGAGCGGGCGTCTTCGTTGCCGGAGCTGGCGGAGCTGCTGCGGGGCTACCAGCAGCACAAACCGGCGGACCTGTATCAGCGGGCAGCGTACTACAACGCCACGCTGGGCACGCCGGAGGAAGGGCGCAGCCAGGAGCGGGCAGTGCGGCTGCTGAATGAGTGGCTCGACCTGTGGCCTGCGGTTTAG
- a CDS encoding DUF7033 domain-containing protein: MLPLFPSIAPISAETRLAYVLRHFRLAYESVPDIHVGYADMQPQIEVQAAAGSFFAEANPYPAEPTWREWAGRSVPFFFGPSPELPLLELLPGGRVRIQADIISAAFYLLSGWQEFFSAERDPHGRFPYAASVQHRYGFVAVPVVNYYFDVLRAAVEHATGRPLQPRRWVGEAAWAAFITHDIDNLYSAWKAPAKAALHRRDWPGLAKQLWQRLTQPDAWDNLTLVQQTVAEFGAKSTFFFLPEHRKAPNGTPNADYRIQQLQTALQAVAAAGAEIGLHASYQAGTNPQPQDLHAEAARVADGAAGLGLRFHYLRWEPRTTPGAVAQAGFAYDTTLGFAEHYGFRNSYCLPFHPFDFQNGEACRFLEIPLNVMDATLHHPRYLQLAPDEIMPSLTPMLQEIERFGGVCTVLWHNENFDPANTRNGPREFRALMHYLRSRHAAFVNGSDICVWMS, from the coding sequence ATGCTGCCACTGTTTCCATCTATTGCCCCCATATCCGCCGAAACTCGCTTGGCGTACGTGCTGCGGCATTTTCGGCTGGCGTATGAAAGCGTACCGGACATCCATGTTGGGTATGCCGATATGCAGCCTCAGATAGAAGTTCAAGCTGCGGCCGGTAGCTTCTTCGCCGAAGCCAACCCCTATCCGGCCGAACCTACCTGGCGGGAGTGGGCCGGCCGCTCCGTGCCGTTTTTCTTTGGCCCTAGCCCGGAGCTGCCCCTGCTGGAGCTGCTACCCGGCGGGCGGGTCCGGATTCAAGCCGACATCATTTCCGCTGCATTTTATTTGCTCAGCGGGTGGCAGGAGTTTTTCAGTGCGGAGCGCGACCCGCACGGGCGCTTTCCCTACGCGGCCAGCGTGCAGCACCGCTACGGGTTTGTGGCGGTGCCCGTGGTGAACTACTACTTCGACGTGCTGCGCGCAGCCGTGGAGCACGCCACCGGCCGGCCGCTACAGCCGCGCCGCTGGGTCGGTGAGGCCGCCTGGGCCGCCTTCATCACCCACGACATCGACAACCTGTACAGCGCCTGGAAAGCCCCCGCCAAAGCCGCCCTGCACCGCCGCGACTGGCCGGGCCTGGCGAAGCAGCTGTGGCAGCGCCTCACCCAGCCCGATGCCTGGGACAACCTGACTCTGGTGCAACAAACGGTGGCTGAGTTCGGGGCCAAAAGCACGTTCTTCTTCCTGCCGGAGCACCGCAAAGCCCCCAACGGCACACCTAATGCCGACTATCGAATTCAGCAGCTGCAAACAGCTTTGCAAGCGGTAGCCGCGGCCGGTGCGGAAATCGGCCTCCACGCTAGCTACCAAGCTGGTACCAATCCTCAGCCGCAAGACCTGCACGCAGAAGCCGCGCGGGTAGCCGACGGCGCAGCAGGATTAGGCCTGCGGTTCCATTATCTGCGCTGGGAGCCGCGCACCACGCCGGGCGCCGTAGCCCAAGCCGGTTTCGCCTACGACACTACCTTGGGCTTTGCCGAGCACTACGGCTTCCGCAACTCGTACTGCCTGCCGTTTCATCCGTTTGATTTTCAGAATGGAGAGGCCTGCCGATTCCTTGAAATTCCGCTCAACGTGATGGACGCCACTCTGCACCATCCGCGCTACCTGCAACTAGCCCCGGATGAAATCATGCCCTCCCTGACGCCCATGCTCCAGGAAATCGAGCGGTTCGGAGGCGTGTGCACCGTACTCTGGCACAACGAGAACTTCGACCCGGCCAACACCCGCAACGGCCCCCGTGAGTTCCGCGCCCTCATGCACTACCTTCGCAGCCGCCACGCGGCCTTCGTCAACGGCTCGGATATTTGTGTGTGGATGTCCTAA
- a CDS encoding lipopolysaccharide biosynthesis protein yields MGIVQRQGLRNTVISYVGLGLGFVSTALVLPRILTPQQLGLTGTLSSIATLFAQVAAFGFASVGIRFFPYFRSREAGHHGFLPFLLAVPLLGFVVVAALYFLGEPLVLSLYETDAALLGSFYTWGAVLALFTLLYSLQDAYLKALFHTAFSSFVQDILLRVLIVSGALLLAGGYLSFRGYVLWFVGANGLLLLLLTGYVAAIGELHLRPTRQVLAVRPVRELLSVGAFTLLSSLSGTIIMYIDMLMVGAQVNLAAAGIYQVAFYISTALAIPARSLNKIAFPLLADYWKQQDLPRMADFYRRTTRLNTLVGCLLALGIGLNLDFIYSLMRADYAQGTTVVLLLLGSRLFDSITGVNGLIVVTSPRYRFDLIFNTCLAVLTVVLNAVLIPRLGLMGAAVAAVAAQVSINLARTWFVWHSYRMQPFTWRIPLILLIAATAGFLAWLVPAQASPLLTMLLRSTVLTAVYAGLVLATNAAPEATALLRQLWARVCR; encoded by the coding sequence TTGGGTATCGTTCAGCGGCAGGGGCTGCGCAACACGGTTATTTCGTATGTGGGGCTGGGGCTGGGGTTTGTGAGCACGGCCCTGGTCTTGCCCCGCATTCTGACGCCGCAGCAGCTGGGTCTCACGGGCACGCTGTCGTCCATTGCCACGCTGTTTGCGCAGGTGGCGGCGTTTGGGTTTGCCAGCGTCGGCATTCGGTTCTTTCCCTACTTCCGCAGCCGGGAGGCTGGGCATCATGGCTTCCTGCCCTTCCTGCTGGCCGTGCCCCTGCTGGGCTTCGTGGTGGTAGCCGCCCTGTACTTTCTGGGTGAGCCCCTGGTTCTCAGCTTGTATGAAACCGATGCGGCGCTGCTGGGTTCGTTCTACACCTGGGGGGCCGTGCTGGCCTTGTTCACGCTGCTGTATTCCTTGCAGGATGCCTACCTGAAAGCCCTGTTTCACACGGCGTTTTCCTCGTTTGTGCAGGACATCCTGCTGCGGGTGCTCATCGTGAGCGGGGCCCTGCTGCTGGCGGGCGGCTACCTGTCGTTTCGGGGGTACGTGCTGTGGTTTGTGGGGGCCAACGGGCTGCTGCTGCTGCTGCTTACGGGCTATGTGGCGGCCATCGGGGAGCTGCACCTGCGGCCCACGCGGCAAGTGCTGGCCGTGCGGCCCGTGCGGGAGCTGCTGAGCGTGGGCGCTTTTACCCTGCTCAGCTCCCTGTCAGGCACCATCATCATGTACATCGACATGCTTATGGTGGGGGCGCAGGTAAATCTGGCGGCGGCCGGCATTTATCAGGTGGCATTTTATATCAGCACGGCGCTGGCTATTCCGGCCCGCTCCCTCAACAAGATTGCCTTTCCGCTGCTGGCCGACTACTGGAAGCAGCAGGACCTGCCCCGCATGGCCGACTTCTACCGCCGCACTACCCGCCTGAACACGCTGGTGGGCTGCCTGCTGGCCCTGGGCATCGGCCTCAATCTGGACTTTATCTACTCGCTCATGCGGGCCGACTACGCCCAGGGCACCACTGTGGTCCTGCTCCTGCTCGGCAGCCGCCTCTTCGACAGCATCACCGGCGTCAACGGCCTCATCGTCGTCACCTCGCCCCGCTACCGCTTCGACCTGATTTTCAATACCTGCCTGGCCGTGCTGACCGTGGTGCTCAACGCCGTGCTGATTCCGCGCCTGGGCCTGATGGGTGCGGCTGTGGCGGCCGTGGCAGCCCAGGTCAGCATCAACCTGGCCCGCACCTGGTTTGTGTGGCACAGCTACCGCATGCAGCCCTTCACTTGGCGCATTCCGCTCATCCTGCTGATTGCCGCCACCGCGGGCTTCCTGGCGTGGTTGGTACCGGCCCAGGCCTCGCCCCTGCTCACCATGCTGCTGCGCTCCACGGTGCTGACGGCCGTGTACGCCGGGCTGGTGCTAGCCACCAACGCCGCCCCCGAAGCCACAGCCCTGTTGCGGCAGCTATGGGCGCGCGTGTGCCGCTAA
- a CDS encoding phosphoadenylyl-sulfate reductase has translation MSAVAEATPAVHALLDELRPRLTQASALDRLRLVAERYPGQAVFSTSFGLEDQILSHLIFAHDLPIEVFTLDTGRNFQETYATWNKTLLKYGKSIQVYFPQQEAVESLLLSKGPNSFYNSVENRKECCHIRKVEPLNRALAGRPAWVTGIRAEQSQNRQTMEPVEWDAAHNLIKIHPLFDWTWEQALAFVQEHGVPVNPLHQQGFVSIGCAPCTRAIRPGEDFRAGRWWWEDLSAKECGLHATHNGPDPVVEPVPASG, from the coding sequence ATGTCCGCAGTAGCAGAAGCTACGCCGGCCGTCCATGCCTTGCTGGACGAGCTGCGTCCCCGCCTCACGCAGGCGTCGGCTCTGGACCGCCTGCGCCTCGTGGCCGAGCGGTATCCGGGGCAGGCGGTGTTTTCCACTTCCTTCGGGCTGGAAGACCAGATACTCAGCCACCTGATTTTCGCCCACGACCTGCCCATCGAGGTATTCACCCTCGACACGGGCCGTAATTTTCAGGAAACCTACGCCACCTGGAATAAGACGCTGCTCAAGTACGGCAAGTCCATTCAGGTGTACTTCCCGCAGCAAGAGGCCGTGGAAAGCCTGCTGCTCAGCAAAGGCCCCAATTCCTTTTACAACAGCGTGGAAAACCGCAAGGAGTGCTGCCACATCCGCAAGGTGGAACCACTGAACCGAGCCCTGGCGGGCCGCCCGGCCTGGGTAACCGGCATTCGGGCCGAACAGTCGCAGAACCGGCAGACCATGGAGCCGGTGGAGTGGGACGCGGCGCATAACCTCATTAAGATTCATCCGCTGTTCGACTGGACCTGGGAGCAGGCCCTGGCTTTCGTGCAGGAGCATGGCGTGCCCGTCAATCCGCTGCACCAGCAGGGTTTTGTGAGCATAGGGTGTGCGCCCTGCACCCGTGCCATCCGGCCGGGCGAGGACTTCCGGGCCGGGCGCTGGTGGTGGGAAGACCTGTCGGCCAAGGAATGCGGCCTGCACGCCACGCACAACGGCCCCGACCCGGTGGTGGAGCCGGTG